From Oncorhynchus masou masou isolate Uvic2021 unplaced genomic scaffold, UVic_Omas_1.1 unplaced_scaffold_1569, whole genome shotgun sequence, the proteins below share one genomic window:
- the LOC135531267 gene encoding UDP-glucuronosyltransferase 2B13-like isoform X1: MATAVLEDKDLMKTLEENQYDLVLTDPAWGTGILVAHYLQLPLVYNVRWITSGEGHLAIAPTPMSYIPMTGSGLSHKMTFTERVKNMIFYLLWEVQYRLVIEPHYQAVCDEFFQPGVDFYELLQGADLWLMRVDFVFEFPRPTMPNVIYMAGFQCKPAKPLPQELEEFVQSSGNYGVIIMSLGTFVSEFPHDIADVIAAAFAQLPQKVIWRHKGDRPATLGNNTLLVDWMPQNDLLGHPMTRLFVAHGGTNAVQEAIYHGIPVVGLPLFFDQYDNLLRLKKRGGAKLLSMATVDKNYNFLEALQEVLDEPSYRTNMQRLSRLHRDVPMEPLDTALFWIEFVMRHKGAAHLHTESYRMPWYSYHSVDVVLILLAVVVVLILLLVAIVRYLSVRSCLKRKIKSE, from the coding sequence ATGGCAACTGCTGTATTGGAAGACAAGGATTTAATGAAGACCCTGGAGGAGAACCAGTATGACCTGGTGCTTACTGACCCAGCATGGGGGACTGGTATTTTGGTGGCTCATTATCTTCAGCTACCTCTAGTCTACAATGTACGGTGGATAACCAGTGGAGAGGGACATTTAGCCATTGCGCCAACCCCCATGTCTTATATTCCAATGACTGGATCAGGGCTCTCACACAAAATGACCTTCACAGAGAGAGTAAAGAATATGATTTTCTATTTGCTTTGGGAAGTTCAGTACAGACTTGTAATCGAGCCACATTACCAGGCTGTTTGTGATGAGTTTTTCCAACCAGGTGTGGACTTCTATGAGTTATTACAGGGGGCTGATCTATGGCTCATGAGAGTTGACTTTGTGTTTGAGTTCCCTCGTCCCACCATGCCTAATGTTATCTATATGGCAGGGTTCCAATGTAAACCTGCAAAGCCTCTTCCCCAAGAACTAGAGGAGTTTGTTCAGAGTTCTGGGAATTATGGAGTCATTATCATGTCTTTGGGGACTTTTGTGTCTGAGTTTCCACATGATATAGCTGATGTGATAGCTGCTGCTTTTGCCCAACTACCTCAGAAGGTAATCTGGAGACACAAAGGAGACAGGCCAGCTACTCTGGGCAACAATACCTTACTAGTTGACTGGATGCCGCAAAATGATCTGTTAGGACATCCAATGACGAGGCTGTTTGTAGCTCATGGAGGAACAAATGCGGTTCAAGAGGCTATTTACCATGGAATTCCTGTTGTGGGTCTACCTCTGTTTTTTGATCAATATGACAACCTCCTTCGTCTGAAAAAAAGAGGAGGAGCGAAGCTTTTATCCATGGCAACAGTAGACAAGAACTATAACTTCCTGGAGGCCTTGCAGGAAGTTCTGGATGAGCCATCCTACAGAACGAACATGCAGAGACTCTCCAGGCTACACAGGGACGTGCCAATGGAACCCTTGGACACTGCCCTCTTCTGGATTGAGTTTGTCATGAGACACAAAGGTGCTGCTCACCTGCATACAGAGTCCTACAGAATGCCTTGGTACTCCTACCACTCTGTAGATGTTGTCCTGATATTGTTGGCTGTTGTAGTAGTGCTTATTCTTCTTCTTGTTGCAATAGTCAGATATTTAAGCGTTAGAAGTTGCTTGAAAAGAAAGATTAAAAGTGAATGA